The genomic DNA AGGTTCTGGATCAGGTACATCAGCACCAGGTCGTTCTCCGGGTCGGCCTGCCACCAGGTGCCGAACGCGCCGGGCCAGCTGAAGGTGCCCCGTCCGCCCGGCCCGTAGAACTGGGTGGACTTCGACGGATCGGTGACCACCGACAGGTTCAGCCCGAAGCCACGGCCCACCCAGAACGGCATCCCCAGGAACGGCTGCTCCTTCTGCTCGTCGGTCAGCTGGTCGGTGCGCATCTGCCGCACCGCCTGCTCCGAAAGCACCCGCACCCCGTCCACCTCGCCGAAGCCGAGCAGCATCCGGATGAAGGTGAGGTAGTCGTCGGCGGTGGACCACAGCCCCGCCCCGCCCTGGCAGAACGGGGGAGGCGCGATGGGCGGCGGGCCCATCACATCGTGGGTCAAGGTGTTGCTGTCGTCGAGTTTGTACATGGTGGCCGCGCGGCGCCGCCCGGCCGGCGTGACGAAGAACCCGGTATCGGTCATCTGCAGCGGGCCCAGGATGCGCTCGTCGAGCACCTGGTGCAGCGGCTTGCCCTCGACGCGCGAGATCAGGATGCCCAGCACGTCGGTGGCCACGCTGTAGGTGAGCCGGTCGCCGGGCTGATGGGCCAGCGGCAACGCCACCAACTCGCTGAGCCAGCGGTCCTGCTCCTGGCGGTGCGGCAGCTTGCTGTAGGCCTTGGCCAGCGGGCCCGGCACCGAGAACGGATACGCCAGCCCGCTGCGATGCGTCATCAGGTCGCCCACGGTGATGGGCCGGACCGCCGGCACCGTGGCCTCCAGGGAGCCCTGCGGCTGGGCCAGCACCCACATGGCGCTGAACTCCGGCAACCACGCCGTCACCGGGTCGCGCAGTGTGAGCTTGCCCTCGTCCACCAGCGCCATCGCCGCCGCCACGGTCACCGGTTTGGACATCGAGGCGATGCGGAAGATGGTGTCGCGCTGCATCGGCAGCCGGGCCTCCACGTCACGGAAACCGATCTCGTTGACCTGCAAGACTTTTCCGCCCTGCCACACCAACGTCACCGCGCCGGAGAGCAGCCCGGTGTCGCAGGCGTCACGAATGGAGGTCTGATTTCCGTCCAGCTTCACACTCAGCGAGGGTACGCGGCCGTCGTGCTAAGCTGCCCGGCAGTTCGGCATCCTTTAAACGACCGTCCAGTGAGGCGGAGAAGGAGGTCAGGTAGGACCATGGGCGCACCTGAGCCCGACCGGGAGTTGCTGTCGGCGGCTGACGTCAGCCGCACCATCTCCCGGATGGCGCACCAGATCATCGAGAAGACTGCCCTCGACGGCGAGGACAGCCCGCGGGTTGTTCTTCTCGGAATCCCCACCCGTGGCGCGGATCTCGCCGCCCGGCTGGCTGGGCAGATCACCGAGTTCTCCGGCATCGCGGTCGAATACGGCTGCCTGGACATCACGCTCTACCGCGACGACCTGATGTCGAAGCCGCCCCGCCCGCTGGCCGAGACCTCCATTCCCGACGGCGGCGTCGACGGCGCGCTGGTGGTCCTGGTCGACGACGTGCTGTACTCCGGCCGCTCGGTGCGGGCGGCCCTCGATGCGCTGCGCGACATCGGCCGCCCCCGGGTGGTGCAACTGGCCGTCCTGGTGGATCGCGGCCACCGCGAACTGCCCATCCGTGCCGATTACGTCGGCAAGAACGTGCCCACCTCGCGCAGTGAGAACGTCAAGGTCCAGCTGGTCGAACACGACGGGCTCGACGGAGTGCGCATCGCCCCCTACGGAGGTCCCACGCGGTGAAACACCTGCTGACCGCAGCCGATCTGACGCGCGATGACGCGCTGGCCATTCTCGACAACGCCGACCGGTTCCGGCAGGCACTGCTGGGCCGCGAGGTCAAGAAGCTGCCCACCCTGCGCGGGCGCACCATCATCACCATGTTCTACGAGAACTCCACCCGAACCCGGGTGTCGTTCGAGGTGGCGGGCAAGTGGATGAGCGCCGACGTCATCAATGTCAGCGCATCGGGATCGTCTGTCTCCAAGGGGGAGTCGCTGCGCGACACCGCCCTGACGCTGCGCGCTGCGGGCGCCGACGCGCTCATCATCCGGCACCCCGCCTCCGGCGCGCCGCAGCAACTGGCGGCCTGGACCCGCGACGAGCACGGTGGCCCGTCCATCATCAACGCCGGCGACGGCACCCACGAGCACCCGACGCAGGCACTGCTGGACGCCCTGACCATCCGCCAGCGGCTGGGCTCGGTGGAGGGCAAGCGCGTGGTGATCGTCGGTGACGTGCTGCACAGCCGGGTGGCCCGCTCCAATGTCCATCTGCTGGCCACCCTGGGCGCCGAGGTGGTGCTGGTGGCCCCGCCGACCCTGCTGCCGGTCGGGGTGTCGGGCTGGCCGGTGACGGTCTCCCACGACCTGGATGCCGAACTGCCCGCCGCCGACGCCGTGCTGATGCTGCGGGTGCAGGCCGAGCGGATGAACGGCGGCTTCTTCCCGACCACGCGCGAGTACTCGGTGCTCTACGGGCTGTCGGACAAACGTCAGGCACTGCTGCCCGAGCATGCGGTGGTGCTGCACCCGGGGCCGATGCTGCGCGGTATGGAGATCGGGTTCTCGGTGGCCGACTCGCCGCAATCGGCAGTGTTGCAACAGGTTTCCAACGGTGTGCATGTGCGGATGGCGGTGCTGTTCCATCTGCTGGTCGGGACTGAACAGGAGGCGATCAGCGCGTGAGTCTGGTCATTCGTGGAGTGCGGTTGTAT from Mycolicibacterium tokaiense includes the following:
- a CDS encoding serine hydrolase domain-containing protein, yielding MKLDGNQTSIRDACDTGLLSGAVTLVWQGGKVLQVNEIGFRDVEARLPMQRDTIFRIASMSKPVTVAAAMALVDEGKLTLRDPVTAWLPEFSAMWVLAQPQGSLEATVPAVRPITVGDLMTHRSGLAYPFSVPGPLAKAYSKLPHRQEQDRWLSELVALPLAHQPGDRLTYSVATDVLGILISRVEGKPLHQVLDERILGPLQMTDTGFFVTPAGRRRAATMYKLDDSNTLTHDVMGPPPIAPPPFCQGGAGLWSTADDYLTFIRMLLGFGEVDGVRVLSEQAVRQMRTDQLTDEQKEQPFLGMPFWVGRGFGLNLSVVTDPSKSTQFYGPGGRGTFSWPGAFGTWWQADPENDLVLMYLIQNLPNLNFDAAAIGGNTSQAKLQTAQPRFVRRTYQALEL
- the pyrR gene encoding bifunctional pyr operon transcriptional regulator/uracil phosphoribosyltransferase PyrR; its protein translation is MGAPEPDRELLSAADVSRTISRMAHQIIEKTALDGEDSPRVVLLGIPTRGADLAARLAGQITEFSGIAVEYGCLDITLYRDDLMSKPPRPLAETSIPDGGVDGALVVLVDDVLYSGRSVRAALDALRDIGRPRVVQLAVLVDRGHRELPIRADYVGKNVPTSRSENVKVQLVEHDGLDGVRIAPYGGPTR
- a CDS encoding aspartate carbamoyltransferase catalytic subunit, with the translated sequence MKHLLTAADLTRDDALAILDNADRFRQALLGREVKKLPTLRGRTIITMFYENSTRTRVSFEVAGKWMSADVINVSASGSSVSKGESLRDTALTLRAAGADALIIRHPASGAPQQLAAWTRDEHGGPSIINAGDGTHEHPTQALLDALTIRQRLGSVEGKRVVIVGDVLHSRVARSNVHLLATLGAEVVLVAPPTLLPVGVSGWPVTVSHDLDAELPAADAVLMLRVQAERMNGGFFPTTREYSVLYGLSDKRQALLPEHAVVLHPGPMLRGMEIGFSVADSPQSAVLQQVSNGVHVRMAVLFHLLVGTEQEAISA